Proteins encoded in a region of the Ruegeria sp. AD91A genome:
- a CDS encoding sigma-54-dependent Fis family transcriptional regulator: MDRQHSKEIDRVLSGFDTGRDRLVADSWQRCVETYGMDPSRQEPAHILPDTKFREHLEQSERLIATARSGLQSLFAQVAGQNYVLLLADADGVCVDFFGDRNFEDELRTAGLHLGFKWTEELAGTNGVGSCIVTGQPVTIHQGDHFSITHTPLSCTAAPIFDTKGGLAAVLDVSLLRGPSPKASQNLAMTLVTNSARRVEMANLMASTRRDWVLRFSASPEFLEVDPEAAVAVDGGGKIIGMTSGARCALDPDGSGHLIGSQLQDWLEISVDDMPEFMRGRPSEDRVLHLKDGRALYGHAVAPQTPQMTAALRKREQVLPGALGSFAGPDVGLQQLLNKAARLAPTNLPLLLTGESGTGKTKLARAIHMADPATQDFHTVICCDTPTFSFCHAIEPGTLFLRGVEDLSEPAQASLLAVLERRADLRIIASCRQPPAGLQGGLREDLLHRIAGATLSLPPLRHRADLDWLIDRLLRRFASHDIRLSTAARADLKSRLWRGNIRELEHLLQSSVALCGDNIIDLTDLPAPALAPTQKQESDDLETLLRACDWNMSQLARRLGVNRSTILRRMRKAGLKPPA, encoded by the coding sequence TTGGACCGCCAGCACTCAAAAGAGATTGACCGTGTCTTAAGCGGGTTCGATACAGGGCGAGACCGACTTGTCGCGGATAGCTGGCAGCGCTGTGTTGAAACCTACGGAATGGATCCCTCAAGACAGGAACCAGCGCACATCCTCCCGGACACCAAATTCCGTGAACATCTGGAACAATCCGAACGTCTGATCGCAACGGCGCGTTCGGGGCTGCAATCCCTGTTTGCGCAGGTGGCAGGGCAGAACTACGTCCTGCTGCTTGCGGATGCAGATGGCGTCTGCGTTGATTTCTTTGGCGACCGGAACTTCGAGGACGAGCTCAGAACAGCGGGTCTTCATCTAGGATTCAAGTGGACGGAAGAGTTGGCAGGAACGAACGGGGTGGGGTCGTGTATCGTTACAGGTCAGCCGGTTACGATTCATCAAGGCGATCATTTTTCAATTACGCATACGCCGCTGTCTTGTACGGCAGCACCAATTTTTGACACCAAAGGTGGTCTTGCGGCTGTTCTGGATGTGTCTTTGTTGCGTGGACCCTCGCCTAAGGCATCGCAGAATCTGGCCATGACATTGGTGACGAATTCCGCACGTCGCGTCGAGATGGCAAACCTGATGGCATCGACCCGGCGCGATTGGGTCCTGCGCTTTTCTGCCAGCCCCGAATTTCTTGAGGTCGATCCTGAAGCGGCGGTTGCAGTGGACGGAGGCGGCAAGATCATCGGTATGACTTCGGGGGCCCGATGTGCACTGGACCCGGACGGTTCGGGCCACCTGATCGGGTCGCAACTGCAGGACTGGCTTGAAATCAGTGTTGATGACATGCCCGAATTCATGCGCGGCAGACCGTCCGAAGACCGCGTTCTACACCTCAAGGATGGGCGCGCGCTCTATGGTCATGCCGTTGCGCCACAGACGCCACAGATGACGGCAGCCCTGCGCAAACGCGAACAGGTTCTGCCTGGTGCCCTTGGCAGCTTTGCGGGGCCGGATGTGGGCCTTCAGCAACTTTTGAACAAGGCTGCCCGTCTTGCGCCGACAAATCTGCCGCTTTTACTGACCGGTGAAAGCGGGACAGGCAAAACCAAGCTGGCGCGCGCGATCCATATGGCCGATCCCGCGACACAGGATTTCCACACCGTGATCTGCTGCGACACTCCGACATTCAGCTTCTGCCATGCTATCGAACCTGGCACACTGTTCCTGCGCGGCGTTGAAGACCTAAGCGAGCCTGCGCAGGCCTCTCTTTTGGCAGTGCTTGAGCGGCGCGCTGATCTGAGGATCATCGCCTCATGCCGGCAGCCCCCGGCAGGATTGCAGGGCGGTCTGCGTGAAGATCTGCTTCACCGGATTGCGGGGGCCACATTGTCTCTGCCGCCTTTGCGCCACCGTGCGGATTTGGATTGGCTAATTGATCGTCTGCTCCGACGGTTTGCCAGCCATGATATTCGCCTGTCGACCGCTGCCCGCGCCGATTTGAAATCACGGTTGTGGCGCGGAAATATTCGTGAACTGGAACATCTACTGCAAAGTTCGGTCGCCCTGTGTGGGGACAACATCATCGACTTAACGGATTTGCCCGCCCCGGCGCTCGCCCCTACGCAAAAGCAGGAATCAGATGATCTGGAAACACTTTTGCGTGCTTGCGATTGGAACATGTCCCAACTGGCAAGGCGCCTTGGTGTGAACCGATCGACGATCCTGCGCCGTATGCGAAAAGCCGGGCTTAAACCGCCCGCTTAA
- a CDS encoding AMP-binding protein has protein sequence MKVDDHTPPNGTVRDWLDDRASTDGDRDAYLFFDGEPALTWSDLQSKAKQLAQQLTALGLNKGTSVAILQPNGRKAIECLYGVLYGGFRATVINLVAGDEAIGYALDHCEARIALVGEAQVNLFERVSPTRMSRLTEAGDNKAPVLHRLEPADDALLMYTSGTTGRPKGVVHSHASLLAGGWTPTVAHRLTPSDRGLCVLPIYHINGLCVTVISALVSGGSLAVAEKFSTSKFWDQCEEAKATWFSVVPTIISHLLHSDITPSPNTRDRLRFGRSASSPLAPDVQTAFEARFEVPIVETMGLTETAAQILSNPLPPGIRKIGSPGKAFGNEACILSPDLIPLPPHLQGEIAVRGPNVMREYLKNPDATGETFTSDGWLRTGDLGHIDNDGYFFVTGRLKELIIKGGENIAPREIDEALYSHPDVIEAAAFARPCKTYGERVEAAVKLCDGSTLSSEQLVEICVQKLGAFKSPDTVYLLEELPKGPSGKIQRIKLPEMTR, from the coding sequence ATGAAGGTGGATGATCATACGCCGCCAAACGGCACCGTCCGCGACTGGCTAGATGACCGGGCAAGCACCGACGGTGATCGCGACGCCTATTTGTTTTTTGACGGCGAGCCTGCGCTGACTTGGTCGGATTTGCAGAGCAAAGCAAAACAACTTGCGCAACAATTGACGGCGTTGGGACTGAATAAAGGGACGAGCGTCGCAATCCTGCAGCCAAACGGTCGCAAGGCAATCGAATGCCTTTACGGAGTGCTTTACGGCGGGTTCCGTGCGACGGTGATCAACCTCGTCGCGGGAGACGAGGCTATAGGATATGCGCTGGATCACTGCGAAGCGCGCATTGCACTTGTCGGCGAGGCCCAGGTCAATTTGTTCGAAAGGGTAAGCCCGACGAGAATGTCTCGGCTCACAGAAGCAGGTGACAACAAAGCCCCGGTATTACACCGGCTTGAGCCTGCAGACGACGCACTGCTAATGTACACATCGGGGACAACCGGACGCCCCAAAGGTGTCGTGCACAGCCACGCGAGCTTGTTGGCAGGCGGTTGGACACCAACCGTGGCCCACAGGTTGACGCCAAGCGATCGCGGTCTCTGCGTATTGCCAATTTACCACATCAACGGCTTGTGCGTAACGGTCATCAGCGCATTGGTCTCTGGCGGATCATTGGCGGTGGCCGAGAAGTTTTCAACCAGCAAGTTTTGGGACCAGTGCGAAGAAGCGAAGGCGACATGGTTCTCTGTCGTGCCGACAATCATCTCGCACCTGCTCCACTCTGACATAACCCCGTCACCCAACACCCGGGATCGGTTACGCTTCGGCCGTTCAGCGTCATCCCCGCTTGCACCCGATGTGCAAACTGCATTCGAAGCCCGTTTCGAAGTGCCGATTGTTGAAACCATGGGCCTGACCGAAACCGCCGCCCAGATACTATCGAACCCATTGCCGCCGGGCATTCGCAAAATTGGCTCACCGGGCAAGGCGTTTGGCAATGAGGCATGCATCCTGTCGCCTGATCTGATTCCTCTACCACCTCATCTGCAAGGCGAGATCGCTGTGCGTGGACCAAACGTCATGCGCGAGTATCTCAAGAACCCCGACGCAACCGGCGAAACCTTCACCTCGGACGGGTGGCTTCGAACAGGTGACTTGGGCCATATCGACAACGACGGGTATTTCTTTGTCACCGGTCGACTGAAGGAACTGATTATCAAGGGAGGGGAGAACATTGCCCCTCGTGAAATCGACGAAGCATTGTATTCGCATCCTGACGTAATTGAAGCCGCCGCTTTTGCTCGCCCGTGCAAAACTTATGGTGAACGTGTGGAGGCGGCCGTTAAATTGTGTGATGGCTCCACGTTGTCGTCCGAACAACTTGTCGAGATTTGTGTCCAAAAGCTCGGCGCGTTCAAATCTCCAGACACGGTTTATTTACTGGAAGAATTGCCGAAAGGCCCATCCGGTAAGATCCAAAGGATCAAACTGCCTGAGATGACGCGGTGA
- a CDS encoding aldehyde dehydrogenase family protein, whose translation MNAHDDIAQLSTVVARARAAQKAYETGANQRRYDRAAEAAAWAIMEPSRNRALAELAVATTGLGNVPDKIIKNHRKTLGLMRDIKGVKTHGIISNDASTGITEIARPIGVVGAVVPSTNPAATPANNIINALKCGNAVVVAPSPKGVASCELLLSNVHAEFDKLGLNHDLVQMVPAPGSKVKTQAMMELCDRVICTGSQNNVHRAQTCGTPAVAVGAGNVTVIVDETADLEAAAQKITASKTFDNATSCSSENSMIVVDAIYEDFIAALANEGGALVEDEAQIVSKLWPDGHLNREVIAQDADKMIAALGLTDQVPEDTKFLAVETKGIGPDHPLSGEKLSRVAALYRAKDYEDARAIAARILDYQGAGHSIGIHTADDARAVALGTLMPTCRVIVNQAHTFATGGSFNNGMPFSLSMGCGSWGGNAIDENLHWKHFIQTTKIVREIPPIEPTVEDIFADYWADAGE comes from the coding sequence ATGAATGCACATGATGATATTGCTCAATTGAGCACAGTTGTGGCTCGAGCGCGCGCCGCTCAGAAAGCTTACGAGACGGGTGCTAACCAAAGGCGCTATGACCGCGCAGCCGAAGCTGCCGCTTGGGCGATTATGGAGCCTTCTCGCAATCGGGCTTTGGCCGAACTTGCGGTCGCGACAACCGGGCTTGGCAATGTGCCCGACAAGATCATCAAGAACCATCGCAAGACACTTGGCTTGATGCGCGACATCAAGGGCGTGAAAACGCACGGGATTATCAGCAACGACGCCTCCACCGGCATCACCGAAATCGCGCGCCCCATCGGGGTGGTGGGCGCTGTGGTGCCCTCGACCAACCCTGCAGCCACGCCTGCCAACAACATCATTAACGCATTGAAGTGTGGCAACGCGGTGGTTGTTGCCCCTTCGCCCAAAGGTGTGGCCAGCTGCGAGTTGCTTTTGTCCAACGTTCATGCCGAATTTGACAAGCTGGGGCTGAATCATGATCTGGTTCAGATGGTCCCAGCGCCCGGCTCCAAGGTCAAAACTCAGGCCATGATGGAGCTGTGCGACCGGGTGATTTGCACAGGCAGCCAGAACAATGTCCATCGCGCCCAGACCTGCGGTACACCCGCTGTAGCCGTGGGCGCAGGCAACGTTACGGTTATCGTTGACGAGACCGCCGACCTGGAGGCTGCTGCTCAGAAAATTACCGCTTCCAAGACGTTCGACAACGCAACTTCTTGTTCGTCTGAAAACTCGATGATCGTTGTGGACGCGATCTATGAGGATTTCATTGCGGCGCTCGCCAATGAAGGTGGGGCGCTGGTGGAAGACGAAGCTCAGATTGTTTCGAAGCTTTGGCCCGACGGCCATCTGAACCGGGAAGTCATCGCGCAGGATGCCGACAAGATGATTGCGGCGTTAGGTCTGACTGATCAGGTGCCCGAAGACACAAAGTTCCTTGCGGTCGAAACCAAAGGCATCGGCCCGGATCATCCGCTGTCCGGCGAAAAGCTAAGCCGCGTTGCCGCGCTTTACCGCGCGAAGGACTACGAGGACGCGCGAGCTATCGCGGCGCGCATTCTGGACTATCAAGGGGCAGGACATTCCATCGGCATTCACACTGCAGATGACGCGCGTGCGGTGGCATTGGGTACCTTGATGCCAACCTGCCGTGTCATCGTCAATCAGGCGCACACTTTCGCGACCGGTGGCTCATTCAACAACGGCATGCCCTTCTCGCTTTCGATGGGATGCGGCAGCTGGGGGGGCAATGCGATTGATGAGAACCTGCATTGGAAGCACTTCATCCAAACCACCAAGATCGTTCGGGAAATTCCACCTATCGAACCCACCGTCGAAGACATCTTCGCAGATTACTGGGCGGATGCAGGGGAATGA
- a CDS encoding tripartite tricarboxylate transporter substrate binding protein: MKHLLAGAALALMSLTGGMAIAEDYPERPIMMMVSYGAGGATDFQARIVTMTAGNEDALGMPIAIINKPGAGGRVGWNWFATQAEADGYTLGAYNIPHFIAQSIKGGVEYSADSFEPIANWGADPAVFVVAKDSPFNSMEDVVTYAKENPGKLTFSGAGLFVGHHIAALQLEKEAGVKMAYIPTKGGGAAAMKAVIAGDVMGGVNNLSDAFRAQEAGNVKILGVFDLERNEFLPDVPTLKEQGFDIDNASVNFRGVMVPKGTPPEVIDKLAATVPEMFKNSRVAGKMKAGGSPMHIMTREEVQEMWAARQETLKELLAGL; encoded by the coding sequence ATGAAACATTTACTGGCAGGCGCCGCGTTGGCGCTAATGTCCCTGACCGGTGGCATGGCCATCGCCGAGGATTACCCGGAACGCCCCATCATGATGATGGTCAGCTATGGTGCTGGCGGGGCCACTGACTTCCAGGCCCGCATTGTCACCATGACGGCAGGCAATGAAGATGCGCTTGGTATGCCCATTGCGATCATCAACAAACCCGGCGCTGGTGGGCGGGTTGGCTGGAACTGGTTTGCAACCCAGGCCGAGGCTGATGGCTATACGCTCGGGGCATACAACATTCCGCATTTCATTGCGCAGTCGATTAAGGGCGGTGTCGAATACTCGGCGGACAGCTTTGAACCGATCGCCAACTGGGGCGCTGACCCCGCGGTATTTGTGGTGGCCAAGGACAGCCCGTTCAACTCCATGGAGGACGTGGTCACCTACGCCAAGGAAAACCCCGGGAAACTGACGTTCTCTGGGGCAGGTCTGTTTGTTGGACACCACATTGCCGCCTTGCAACTTGAGAAAGAAGCAGGTGTTAAAATGGCATATATCCCGACCAAAGGCGGCGGTGCGGCAGCAATGAAAGCTGTGATAGCGGGTGACGTCATGGGCGGCGTGAATAATCTGTCAGACGCATTCCGTGCACAGGAAGCGGGCAACGTCAAAATCCTTGGCGTGTTTGATCTGGAACGCAATGAGTTCTTGCCTGACGTCCCGACGTTAAAAGAGCAGGGCTTTGACATCGACAACGCCAGCGTGAACTTCCGCGGTGTCATGGTGCCCAAAGGAACGCCGCCAGAGGTCATCGACAAACTGGCCGCAACCGTACCCGAGATGTTCAAGAACTCGCGTGTGGCGGGCAAAATGAAAGCAGGCGGTTCGCCCATGCACATTATGACCCGTGAAGAGGTTCAGGAAATGTGGGCTGCGCGTCAGGAAACACTGAAAGAGCTTCTGGCAGGTCTTTAA
- a CDS encoding tripartite tricarboxylate transporter TctB family protein encodes MSQISLPRVQHIVASGIIAAVGMWVAWVSYTQQPAEAFLFPRLISTVFVVLALWTFVKAILGWTKVGNGVSRKDFVWLLPGLTIALVYIFWAAKALGFYTAGTITFFLLLSFYDPAPHDEAKTWVKRVIITAGFLAVMYGLFALLLKVYTPREIFF; translated from the coding sequence ATGAGCCAAATCAGTCTTCCACGCGTTCAACACATTGTGGCGTCCGGCATTATTGCGGCGGTCGGGATGTGGGTGGCATGGGTAAGCTATACGCAACAGCCTGCCGAAGCCTTCCTGTTTCCGCGTTTGATTTCGACCGTCTTCGTCGTCTTGGCATTGTGGACATTCGTCAAAGCGATCCTTGGTTGGACAAAGGTGGGAAATGGCGTTTCGCGCAAAGATTTCGTGTGGCTTCTGCCAGGCCTGACCATCGCGCTTGTCTACATTTTCTGGGCCGCCAAGGCGTTGGGTTTCTACACCGCGGGTACGATCACGTTTTTCTTGCTTCTCAGCTTCTACGACCCGGCGCCACATGATGAAGCCAAGACCTGGGTCAAGCGCGTGATCATCACCGCAGGGTTTCTGGCGGTGATGTACGGGCTCTTTGCCCTGCTGCTCAAAGTCTACACACCGCGAGAGATATTTTTCTGA
- a CDS encoding tripartite tricarboxylate transporter permease, which produces MEFLYYFGDVFTPISFGLLLLGTIGGLILGATPGLSPTMAVALLIPFTFHLTPVQGLILLGAAYTSTVAGGAVSAILLKIPGAPANIATTLDGHTMAKQGKGAQALQLSFLASAVGGVIGVLLLIFLTPVLAQWALAFGPSHLFWLAILGVTVIGSLDSASVVKGLLSGCIGLWLATIGFDDIMGAQRFIFHPALGGGINIIAALIGLFAIPQVLTMFAKGRKAANAEVIEVEKHSIMDAVRELLRRPRALSIGTITGSVIGLIPGVGGQIAGLVAYDQTKKFSPERDKFGKGHSEGVIAAESANNAMVGPSLVPLLTLSIPGSPTAAVLLGGLLIHGIFPGTDLFDNHPDVAWTFINSMLIGQVLMCIFGLYVAGLAARVAQVPQSVMAAVVLGLAVFGSYSVQSSMGDVYVMAALGVMMYFLERFGFSAAPLVLGLILGPIAEANFIQGSMIAGATDGMASYFLTGTLNIVLIAIVIASIAYSVWMELRSRRYTSKEEIMG; this is translated from the coding sequence TTGGAATTCCTTTATTACTTCGGAGATGTCTTCACACCGATCTCTTTTGGCTTGTTGCTTTTGGGGACGATTGGTGGGCTGATTTTGGGGGCAACCCCCGGACTATCACCGACAATGGCAGTGGCCCTTTTAATCCCCTTCACCTTCCACCTGACACCCGTTCAGGGACTGATCCTTTTGGGAGCGGCCTATACATCCACAGTGGCAGGTGGCGCGGTCAGCGCCATCCTTCTTAAAATTCCCGGTGCACCTGCAAACATCGCAACGACGTTGGACGGTCACACCATGGCCAAGCAAGGCAAAGGGGCTCAAGCGTTGCAGCTCAGCTTCCTAGCTTCGGCAGTCGGGGGCGTGATTGGTGTTCTGCTGTTGATCTTCCTGACACCCGTACTGGCGCAATGGGCGCTGGCATTCGGTCCCAGTCACCTGTTCTGGCTCGCCATCCTTGGCGTCACTGTAATCGGTTCGCTGGACAGCGCTTCGGTGGTGAAGGGCCTTCTGTCCGGTTGCATCGGCCTCTGGCTTGCGACCATCGGATTTGACGACATCATGGGCGCGCAGCGGTTTATTTTTCACCCAGCATTGGGTGGCGGTATCAACATCATTGCGGCGCTCATCGGGTTGTTTGCCATTCCCCAGGTACTGACCATGTTCGCAAAAGGCCGCAAAGCTGCAAATGCTGAAGTGATCGAGGTCGAGAAACATTCGATCATGGATGCGGTGCGCGAGCTTCTGCGCCGCCCTCGCGCCCTTAGCATTGGTACCATCACAGGTTCGGTCATTGGGCTTATCCCAGGCGTCGGAGGTCAAATCGCAGGTCTTGTCGCCTATGACCAAACCAAAAAGTTCAGCCCGGAACGCGATAAATTTGGCAAGGGCCACAGTGAAGGTGTGATCGCAGCAGAAAGCGCGAACAACGCCATGGTCGGCCCAAGCCTTGTGCCACTTCTGACGCTGTCGATCCCTGGTTCGCCCACGGCAGCAGTGCTGCTGGGTGGTCTGCTGATCCACGGAATTTTTCCGGGCACCGATCTCTTTGACAATCATCCGGATGTGGCGTGGACCTTTATCAACTCGATGCTGATCGGTCAGGTGCTCATGTGCATCTTCGGCCTTTATGTGGCTGGCCTTGCCGCCCGGGTTGCACAGGTGCCGCAAAGCGTCATGGCGGCCGTTGTTCTGGGGCTCGCCGTCTTCGGCAGCTACTCGGTCCAGTCCAGCATGGGCGACGTTTACGTCATGGCCGCATTGGGCGTTATGATGTACTTCCTTGAACGCTTCGGCTTCTCGGCCGCGCCGCTGGTGCTTGGCCTGATCCTTGGCCCGATTGCCGAAGCAAATTTCATCCAAGGGTCAATGATTGCCGGAGCCACTGACGGGATGGCGAGCTATTTCCTGACTGGCACGCTGAACATCGTCCTAATTGCCATCGTGATTGCATCAATTGCTTATTCAGTCTGGATGGAACTTCGCAGCCGTCGCTACACCTCTAAAGAGGAGATCATGGGATGA
- a CDS encoding LacI family DNA-binding transcriptional regulator yields MARKQKDKPDIVAVAKAAGVSISTVSRSFNHPDLLKPATRKKIDRAVQKLGYIRNRAAQVMHGRRSGTIGLVVPTIDNAIFAELIQSFSDGLDQYGFTMLIASHGFDLDREYKMLRKLMEHRVDGLALIGLEHSDATHQLIEQQGVPTVAIWNYADDARLSCVGVQNSEAGRLAACHLLDLGHRDIGLVFPDLAGNDRAHDRLHGALSELRRKKIKVPEEWQLQAPYSIADSKRASLSLLGKSPRPSAILCGNDIIAQGVLYAAKHLGIAVPGELSIMGIGDFKGSGEIEPSLSTIRIPAKRIGALAAKQIADAITGKSAGTTATNYELSVLVRDSTATPSGMANT; encoded by the coding sequence ATGGCCCGAAAACAGAAAGATAAACCTGATATCGTCGCTGTTGCGAAAGCGGCAGGGGTTTCCATCTCGACGGTCTCGCGAAGCTTCAATCACCCTGATCTTCTCAAACCGGCGACTCGCAAGAAGATTGATCGAGCGGTGCAGAAACTGGGCTATATTCGCAATCGCGCGGCGCAGGTGATGCATGGGCGGCGCAGTGGCACCATCGGACTGGTCGTGCCAACAATTGACAACGCGATCTTTGCCGAATTGATCCAGTCCTTCTCTGATGGGCTGGATCAGTACGGTTTCACGATGCTTATTGCATCTCACGGTTTCGATTTGGATCGCGAATACAAAATGCTGCGCAAACTGATGGAACACCGTGTCGATGGGCTGGCGCTTATCGGGTTGGAACACTCGGACGCCACCCATCAACTAATCGAACAGCAGGGGGTGCCAACTGTTGCAATCTGGAACTATGCCGACGACGCACGATTATCTTGCGTAGGGGTTCAAAATTCAGAGGCTGGCCGCTTGGCCGCGTGTCACCTGTTGGATCTCGGCCACCGCGACATCGGCCTTGTCTTTCCCGACCTTGCTGGAAACGACCGAGCTCACGATCGGTTGCACGGAGCTCTTTCAGAGCTGCGGCGGAAAAAGATCAAGGTGCCGGAAGAGTGGCAACTGCAGGCCCCCTACAGCATTGCGGACTCAAAACGCGCTAGCCTGTCGTTGTTGGGGAAGTCTCCGCGCCCCAGTGCCATTTTGTGCGGTAATGACATTATTGCTCAAGGCGTGCTTTATGCCGCGAAACACTTGGGCATTGCTGTGCCTGGAGAACTTTCAATAATGGGGATCGGCGATTTCAAAGGATCGGGAGAAATCGAACCGTCACTCTCAACCATCCGCATTCCGGCCAAACGAATTGGAGCTTTGGCCGCAAAGCAAATAGCGGACGCCATTACTGGAAAAAGCGCGGGTACAACGGCGACAAATTACGAACTCAGTGTATTAGTTCGGGATTCCACCGCGACTCCATCTGGAATGGCAAACACCTGA
- the purD gene encoding phosphoribosylamine--glycine ligase, translating into MNILILGSGGREHSLAWAVLQNPKCDRLIVAPGNAGIAQIADCATLDIENGGAVVSFAEENAIDFVIVGPEAPLATGVADRLREAGVLVFGPSAEAAKLEASKSFTKEICDAAKAPTAAYARFTEAEPAKAYIREQGAPIVVKADGLAAGKGVIVAMDEKTALDAIDDMFGGAFGGAGAEVVIEEFMDGEEASLFVLCDGENILSVGTAQDHKRVGEGDTGLNTGGMGAYSPAPVLSEQVEARAMEEIVRPTIAEMKRRGTPFQGVLYAGLMIKDGQPRLVEYNVRFGDPECQVLMMRMGAQAMDLMHAAAEGRLDEVRVNWADDHAITVVMAANGYPGAYEKGTAIKGLNALPEDSRKMVFHAGTKTVEGQVVASGGRVLNVTARGNTLKEARDRAYEMVEGVDWPEGFYRRDIGWRALDG; encoded by the coding sequence ATGAATATCCTCATTCTCGGCAGCGGAGGGCGCGAACACAGCCTGGCATGGGCAGTGCTGCAAAACCCCAAATGTGACCGCCTGATCGTTGCGCCGGGGAATGCGGGGATCGCTCAGATCGCTGACTGTGCCACTCTTGATATTGAAAACGGCGGTGCTGTTGTCAGCTTTGCCGAAGAAAACGCGATTGATTTCGTGATTGTCGGGCCCGAGGCGCCTTTGGCGACCGGTGTGGCTGATCGCTTGCGCGAAGCCGGAGTTCTGGTTTTTGGGCCCTCAGCCGAGGCAGCGAAGCTGGAAGCGTCGAAAAGCTTCACCAAAGAAATCTGTGACGCGGCCAAAGCCCCCACTGCAGCCTATGCCCGTTTCACCGAGGCAGAGCCTGCCAAAGCTTATATCCGCGAACAGGGCGCGCCAATTGTGGTCAAGGCCGATGGGCTGGCCGCAGGCAAGGGCGTGATCGTTGCGATGGACGAAAAGACCGCACTGGACGCCATTGACGACATGTTCGGCGGTGCTTTCGGCGGTGCGGGCGCGGAAGTCGTGATTGAAGAGTTCATGGATGGCGAAGAAGCCTCGCTGTTCGTTCTGTGCGATGGAGAGAACATTCTCTCTGTCGGCACGGCCCAGGATCACAAACGGGTAGGTGAAGGCGATACTGGCCTGAACACCGGCGGAATGGGGGCGTATTCTCCGGCTCCGGTTTTAAGTGAACAAGTAGAAGCGCGCGCGATGGAAGAGATCGTGCGCCCTACGATCGCCGAGATGAAGCGCCGGGGAACGCCGTTTCAGGGGGTTCTTTATGCAGGGTTGATGATCAAGGATGGGCAGCCAAGGCTGGTTGAATACAACGTCCGCTTCGGTGATCCGGAATGTCAGGTGTTGATGATGCGTATGGGCGCGCAAGCGATGGACCTGATGCACGCCGCTGCCGAAGGCAGGTTGGATGAGGTGCGGGTGAATTGGGCGGATGACCATGCCATCACGGTCGTGATGGCGGCGAATGGCTACCCTGGCGCTTATGAGAAAGGCACTGCGATCAAAGGGTTGAACGCGCTGCCTGAAGACAGCCGAAAAATGGTATTCCACGCGGGAACGAAGACTGTGGAAGGGCAGGTTGTGGCCTCGGGCGGGCGTGTCCTGAACGTGACCGCGCGTGGAAACACGTTGAAGGAGGCGCGCGACCGGGCCTATGAAATGGTTGAAGGTGTGGATTGGCCTGAAGGGTTTTATCGGCGCGATATCGGATGGCGTGCATTGGATGGTTGA